One genomic window of Phoenix dactylifera cultivar Barhee BC4 chromosome 6, palm_55x_up_171113_PBpolish2nd_filt_p, whole genome shotgun sequence includes the following:
- the LOC103703295 gene encoding 40S ribosomal protein S9-2 produces MVHVSFYRNYGKTFKKPRRPYEKERLDAELKLVGEYGLRAKRELWRVQYTLSRIRNAARELLTLDEKNPRRIFEGEALLRRMNRYGLLDENQNKLDYVLALTVENFLERRLQTQVFKSGMAKSIHHARVLIRQRHIRVGRQVVNIPSFMVRVDSAKHIDFALNSPFGGGRPGRVKRKNQKAAAKKAAGGDGDEEDED; encoded by the exons ATGGTCCACGTTAGCTTCTACCGCAACT ATGGGAAGACTTTCAAGAAGCCCCGTCGTCCATATGAGAAGGAGCGTTTGGATGCGGAGCTGAAGCTAGTTGGTGAGTACGGGCTCCGGGCCAAGCGGGAGCTGTGGAGGGTCCAGTATACATTGAGCCGCATCCGAAATGCTGCGAGGGAACTGCTAACCCTTGACGAGAAGAACCCACGGAGGATATTTGAGGGAGAGGCCCTCCTGCGCCGGATGAACCGGTATGGGCTCCTTGATGAGAACCAGAACAAGCTTGATTATGTTCTGGCCCTCACTGTGGAGAACTTCCTTGAGCGCCGGCTCCAGACCCAGGTGTTCAAGTCTGGAATGGCCAAGTCTATCCACCATGCTAGGGTCCTCATAAGGCAGCGCCACATCAG GGTTGGCCGCCAGGTGGTGAACATTCCTTCATTTATGGTGAGGGTTGACTCAGCTAAGCACATTGATTTTGCTCTCAATAGCCCATTTGGTGGAGGCCGCCCTGGAAGAGTGAAGCGAAAGAACCAGAAGGCAGCAGCTAAGAAGGCGGCAGGAGGTGATGGtgatgaggaagatgaagattAA
- the LOC103705322 gene encoding uncharacterized protein LOC103705322 has protein sequence MAATMRPGNTLLLLLAISSALLPLASHAAVPNVGSHGKPLPPVDPRIVPFCNQTHHPEICINSARLYAGKLQVIDATNVFNILIEALQDRIHVVAARTKAMSQRQTSNKVLTCIKSCLEYYNDAMDNTKEGVEAFVARDVGTFVTRFSSAITMFSTCNDGFEEFSLPNPLEHHNNRLMNMAGNCIAVGKMTFKDVY, from the coding sequence ATGGCTGCAACCATGAGGCCAGGAaacaccctcctcctcctgcttgcCATCTCCTCTGCCCTCCTCCCCCTCGCCTCCCACGCCGCCGTCCCCAATGTCGGCTCCCACGGCAAGCCCCTCCCCCCGGTTGACCCTCGGATCGTCCCCTTCTGCAACCAGACCCACCACCCCGAAATCTGCATCAACTCGGCCCGCCTCTACGCCGGCAAGCTCCAGGTCATCGACGCCACCAACGTGTTCAACATATTAATCGAGGCGCTCCAAGACCGCATCCATGTCGTCGCCGCCAGGACCAAAGCGATGTCCCAGAGGCAGACGTCCAACAAGGTGCTCACTTGCATCAAATCCTGCCTCGAATATTATAACGACGCCATGGACAACACCAAGGAAGGGGTGGAGGCGTTCGTCGCGCGCGACGTAGGGACATTCGTCACCAGATTCAGCTCGGCCATCACCATGTTCAGCACTTGCAACGACGGCTTCGAAGAATTCTCGCTTCCGAACCCGCTGGAACATCACAATAACCGGTTGATGAACATGGCTGGCAACTGCATCGCCGTCGGCAAAATGACCTTTAAAGATGTGTATTAA
- the LOC103705333 gene encoding uncharacterized protein LOC103705333 — translation MRPAGNALLLLLAISSALLPLASPHAVPDGGRPPRPTGPRKPHLPPVDPRVIPFCNQTDHPKVCINSARFYSHKYPALNATNMFDIMIHALRDRVGVVKARAHALSKSQTWNKNVLDGIGDCLAFYDEALDDVNEGVRAFATRDQGTFETRLSSVITMFSTCDDAFMESLNPLAKQNGRLMNMASNCIAIGQLSFK, via the coding sequence ATGAGGCCAGCCGGaaacgccctcctcctcctgcttgcCATCTCCTCCGCCCTCCTCCCTCTCGCCTCCCCCCACGCCGTCCCCGATGGCGGCCGCCCTCCCAGGCCCACCGGCCCCCGCAAGCCCCACCTCCCCCCCGTCGACCCTCGGGTCATCCCCTTCTGCAACCAGACCGATCACCCCAAAGTCTGCATCAACTCGGCCCGCTTCTACTCCCACAAGTACCCGGCTCTCAACGCCACCAACATGTTCGACATAATGATCCACGCGCTCCGGGACCGCGTCGGCGTCGTCAAAGCCAGGGCCCACGCGCTGTCCAAGAGCCAGACGTGGAACAAGAACGTGCTCGACGGCATCGGCGACTGCCTCGCGTTTTACGACGAAGCGCTGGATGACGTGAACGAAGGGGTGCGGGCATTCGCGACGCGCGACCAGGGGACGTTCGAGACCAGACTCAGCTCGGTCATCACCATGTTCAGCACCTGCGACGACGCCTTCATGGAGAGTCTTAACCCGTTGGCAAAGCAGAACGGCCGGTTGATGAACATGGCGAGCAACTGCATCGCCATCGGCCAATTGtcctttaaataa